In the Oncorhynchus nerka isolate Pitt River linkage group LG2, Oner_Uvic_2.0, whole genome shotgun sequence genome, one interval contains:
- the tmem183a gene encoding transmembrane protein 183A, with the protein MPKKGNRKRLKFRSGDICSESVTVADFANADPAVVKSGRVKKAVANAVEKEVKLLCGLEASQGSLQEVFSSVSSLTGDALESSDDLDPGEDGVNEPKEARKKKNKRRKECSECSDGEDYTVDIWLVLASYIRPEDVCTFALICRNAWTVTCTAAFWTRLYKRHYSLDAYLPFRLQPDSIARKRCLRARVIRSLFHLYEPFSSRVSLSPALPESPSTTLLNSKCLLFWVNKVVGTRPEPMWEFNFKFVKPAMRCKADSATRGLLLPRQYEEVHANPDSDCYLLQVTTLNFIFTSIVMGMTLSLFNVNVNADMRHHRVCLVFQDSPLQQGRRKGEQGGTQVVLDPVHSVRLMDWWHPQYPSSPYT; encoded by the exons ATGCCCAAGAAAGGGAACCGAAAACGGCTGAAATTTCGGTCCGGGGACATCTGCTCCGAGTCAG TGACTGTCGCTGATTTTGCCAATGCTGACCCAGCTGTTGTGAAGTCGGGGAGGGTGAAAAAGGCTGTTGCCAATGCAGTTGAAAAAGAAG TGAAGTTGTTGTGTGGACTGGAGGCGTCGCAGGGTTCCTTACAGGAGGTGTTCTCATCAGTGTCCAGCCTCACCGGAGACGCCCTTGAGAGTAGCGACGACCTCGACCCCGGGGAGGATGGAGTGAACGAGCCTAAAGAGGCACGCAAGAAGAAAAACAAGAGAAGGAAAG AGTGTAGTGAGTGCAGTGATGGGGAGGACTACACAGTGGATATCTGGCTGGTGCTGGCTTCCTATATCCGTCCAGAGGATGTGTGTACGTTTGCTCTGATCTGCAGAAACGCCTGGACCGTCACCTGCACTGCTGCCTTCTGGACCAGACTATACAAAAG ACACTACAGTCTGGATGCTTACCTGCCGTTTCGTCTGCAGCCAGACTCCATAGCAAGGAAGCGTTGTCTACGGGCTCGCGTAATTCGCTCCCTCTTCCACCTGTATGAGCCATTCAGCTCACGTGTCTCCCTAAGCCCCGCCCTCCCCGAGTCCCCATCCACCACGCTACTTAACTCCAAG TGTCTGCTCTTCTGGGTCAATAAGGTTGTGGGCACTCGACCTGAGCCCATGTGGGAGTTCAACTTCAAGTTTGTGAAGCCG GCGATGAGGTGTAAGGCTGACAGTGCCACCCGGGGTCTGCTGCTGCCCCGTCAGTATGAGGAGGTCCATGCCAACCCAGACTCAGACTGCTACCTGCTGCAGGTCACCACCCTCAACTTCATCTTTACCTCAATTGTCATGGGGATGACCCTTTCCCTG TTTAACGTCAATGTGAATGCGGACATGCGTCACCACAGAGTGTGTCTGGTGTTCCAGGACTCTCCTCTCCAGCaggggaggaggaaaggggagcAGGGGGGGACACAGGTGGTGCTGGACCCTGTACACAGCGTGAGACTCATGGACTGGTGGCATCCTCAGTACCCTTCATCCCCCTACACCTAG